One window from the genome of Halomicrobium zhouii encodes:
- a CDS encoding arsenic resistance protein: MSKRSLQRHQVAVYAVAVLVAVALGVGRPGAARSLERLINPVLAVLLYVTFLEVPFVRIRAAFRDRRFMAAALGMNFLVVPPVAWALSHFLPPEPVILVGAFMVLLTPCIDYVISFTDLAGGDAEQVTAATPVLMVVQLLLLPAYLWLFVGPAVAGAIEAGPFLEAFLVIIAGPLALAWLTEVSAERSPRAERWQSAMGWLPVPMMGATLLVVIASQLPRVQDSIGQIAAVVPVYVAFLVVMPLLGRLAAGALGMDVGESRALVFTSVTRNSLVVLPLALALPAEYALAPAVVVTQTLVELTGMVVLTRVVPAWLVPDRTTSSATAS, encoded by the coding sequence ATCTCGAAACGATCTCTCCAGCGCCACCAGGTCGCGGTGTACGCCGTGGCAGTCCTGGTCGCCGTCGCCCTCGGCGTCGGCCGCCCCGGCGCGGCCCGGTCGCTGGAACGCTTGATCAATCCCGTCTTAGCGGTCCTGCTGTACGTCACCTTCCTGGAGGTGCCGTTCGTCCGCATCCGGGCGGCGTTCCGGGACCGCCGGTTCATGGCCGCCGCGCTCGGGATGAACTTCCTCGTCGTCCCGCCCGTCGCGTGGGCACTCAGTCATTTCCTCCCACCGGAGCCGGTGATTCTCGTCGGCGCCTTCATGGTGTTGCTGACGCCGTGTATCGACTACGTCATCTCCTTCACCGACCTGGCGGGCGGCGACGCCGAGCAGGTCACGGCGGCGACGCCGGTGCTGATGGTGGTCCAGTTGCTCCTCTTGCCGGCGTACCTCTGGCTGTTCGTTGGCCCGGCCGTCGCGGGCGCCATCGAGGCCGGTCCGTTCCTCGAAGCCTTTCTCGTCATCATCGCCGGCCCGCTCGCACTCGCCTGGCTCACCGAGGTCTCGGCCGAGCGTTCGCCCCGGGCCGAGCGGTGGCAGTCGGCGATGGGGTGGTTACCGGTGCCGATGATGGGTGCCACGCTGCTGGTCGTCATCGCCTCCCAACTGCCCCGCGTGCAGGACTCTATCGGCCAGATAGCGGCCGTCGTCCCGGTGTACGTCGCCTTTCTCGTCGTCATGCCGCTGCTGGGTCGGCTAGCAGCGGGCGCCCTCGGCATGGACGTCGGCGAGAGCCGGGCGCTCGTGTTCACCTCGGTCACCCGGAACTCGCTGGTCGTCCTGCCGCTGGCGCTCGCGCTGCCGGCGGAGTACGCACTCGCGCCGGCCGTCGTCGTGACCCAGACCCTCGTCGAACTGACCGGGATGGTCGTCCTCACGCGCGTCGTTCCCGCGTGGCTCGTTCCCGACCGGACCACTTCGTCGGCGACCGCGTCGTAA
- a CDS encoding Lrp/AsnC family transcriptional regulator: MEVDDTDRQLLAALAEDGRATTNDLSAATGISPPVVEQRVTGLEKRDAIAGYEARVDYDELGFDVTAVVQLTAADARRAEVLDELRTADQYVTVYEVTGEYDVVAVGRFRDTAELNERVGELVTTEGVAEVTTAVVLDTVADDPLSPLRGD; this comes from the coding sequence ATGGAGGTCGACGACACCGACCGCCAACTGCTCGCGGCCCTGGCCGAGGACGGTCGGGCGACGACGAACGACCTCTCGGCCGCGACGGGCATCTCCCCGCCCGTCGTCGAACAGCGAGTCACCGGACTCGAGAAGCGCGACGCCATCGCGGGCTACGAGGCCCGCGTCGACTACGACGAACTCGGCTTCGACGTCACCGCCGTCGTCCAGCTGACCGCCGCCGACGCCAGGCGGGCCGAGGTGCTGGACGAACTGCGGACGGCAGACCAGTACGTCACGGTCTACGAGGTGACCGGGGAGTACGACGTCGTCGCCGTCGGCCGGTTCCGCGACACCGCCGAACTGAACGAACGCGTCGGCGAACTCGTCACCACCGAGGGCGTCGCCGAGGTGACCACCGCGGTCGTCCTCGACACGGTCGCCGACGACCCGCTGTCGCCGCTCCGCGGCGACTGA
- a CDS encoding molybdopterin synthase — MYVLGIAGPSDAGKTTLVERLAERLSERGSVATVKHLTHSPDVDTDGKDTARHRAAGAQATYGITDDEGWFATGADRTLVDALDELAPDYDYALVEGFSDAAIPTVALGGRDHEGARVTAAPTADDLALDSVVDALHEREPYETLGSLAARVKRSARQDRAGAIATFTGRVRERDGPDDDPTEHLAFEKYDGVAEERLAAIRSDLLDRDGIFEVALHHKTGVVEASEDIVFVVILAGHRAEAFEAVEDGINRLKDEVPLFKKEVTVSDEFWAHESE; from the coding sequence GTGTACGTCCTGGGAATCGCCGGTCCCTCCGACGCGGGCAAGACCACGCTCGTCGAGCGCCTGGCGGAGCGCCTCTCGGAGCGCGGGTCCGTCGCGACGGTCAAGCACCTCACCCACTCGCCCGACGTCGACACGGATGGCAAAGACACCGCCCGCCACCGCGCCGCGGGCGCGCAGGCCACCTACGGCATTACCGACGACGAGGGCTGGTTCGCCACGGGCGCCGATCGGACCCTCGTGGACGCGCTGGACGAGCTAGCGCCCGACTACGACTACGCGCTCGTCGAGGGGTTCTCCGATGCCGCGATCCCGACCGTCGCGCTGGGGGGTCGGGACCACGAGGGAGCGCGGGTTACCGCGGCGCCGACCGCCGACGACCTGGCCCTCGATTCGGTGGTCGACGCGCTGCACGAACGAGAGCCCTACGAGACGCTGGGCTCGCTCGCCGCGCGGGTGAAACGATCCGCCCGGCAGGATCGGGCCGGCGCCATCGCCACCTTCACCGGGCGCGTGCGCGAGCGAGACGGCCCCGACGACGACCCGACCGAACACCTGGCCTTCGAGAAGTACGACGGCGTCGCCGAGGAGCGACTGGCGGCGATCCGGAGCGACCTGCTCGACCGCGACGGAATCTTCGAGGTCGCACTCCACCACAAGACGGGCGTCGTCGAGGCCAGCGAGGACATCGTCTTCGTCGTGATCCTGGCCGGCCACCGGGCCGAGGCCTTCGAAGCCGTGGAGGACGGGATAAATCGCCTGAAAGACGAGGTCCCCCTGTTCAAGAAGGAAGTGACCGTCTCCGACGAGTTCTGGGCCCACGAGTCGGAGTAA
- a CDS encoding nitrite/sulfite reductase gives MAHKKEDWKGELYGDDVREKLEEFAENGWESIPEEEREEWFSRFKFWGVFHHRGGQESYFMMRLTNCGGVLEPGQLQAIGEVARDYAKGPVENPEFGNGWVDFTTRQSIQLHWLKLEDIPEIWEKLEAVGVSSRSAGGDTMRNISGCPVAGKADEYVESRELLDEIQAGIRGDDALCNMPRKFNISVSGCRQGCAQDSINDIGLEPAHTVVDGEEVKGFNVRVGGGLGGREPRPARSLDVFVRRDQAYETVRTFVELYHEEGDRQNRSKNRARFFVDDWGTEKIREEMVERLSFEPARAGTNFRGEYTYNAGKPAERGAHDHVGVYDQQDDRNYVGLSVPVGRMPAEDAIELADLADAYGSGEVRLTRRQNPLIMNVPDGNLKNLLTEPLLDTYTPEPNPFEQGAMACTGTEFCSIALTETKARTARLLRWLGEHVDVPDDVDRIKIHYSGCTADCGQAMTADIGLQGMRARKDGEMVEAMDVGVGGGIGEEPTFIDWVRQRVPADEVPGMIANLVEAYAALREDGQTFREWVDATGHETIVELAEPEEVEGYEDLSLTDAKQSWYPFDDGESPAPTDAEGAPISADD, from the coding sequence ATGGCCCACAAGAAGGAAGACTGGAAAGGAGAACTGTACGGCGACGACGTCAGGGAGAAGCTAGAGGAGTTCGCCGAGAACGGCTGGGAGTCGATCCCCGAGGAGGAGCGCGAGGAGTGGTTCTCCCGGTTCAAGTTCTGGGGGGTGTTCCACCACCGCGGCGGCCAGGAGAGCTACTTCATGATGCGCCTGACCAACTGCGGCGGCGTTCTGGAGCCCGGCCAGCTCCAGGCCATCGGCGAGGTCGCCCGCGACTACGCCAAGGGGCCGGTCGAGAACCCCGAGTTCGGCAACGGCTGGGTCGACTTCACGACCCGGCAGTCGATCCAGCTCCACTGGCTCAAGCTCGAGGACATTCCCGAGATCTGGGAGAAACTCGAGGCCGTCGGCGTCTCCTCGCGCTCGGCCGGCGGCGACACGATGCGCAACATCTCCGGCTGTCCGGTCGCCGGCAAGGCCGACGAGTACGTCGAGAGCCGCGAACTGCTCGACGAGATCCAGGCGGGCATCCGTGGCGACGACGCGCTGTGCAACATGCCCCGGAAGTTCAACATCTCGGTGTCGGGCTGTCGCCAGGGCTGCGCCCAGGACTCTATCAACGACATCGGGCTCGAACCCGCTCACACCGTCGTCGACGGCGAAGAGGTCAAGGGGTTCAACGTCCGCGTGGGCGGCGGCCTCGGCGGCCGCGAACCGCGCCCCGCCCGCTCGCTGGACGTGTTCGTCCGCCGCGACCAGGCCTACGAGACGGTCCGGACGTTCGTCGAACTGTACCACGAGGAGGGCGACCGGCAGAACCGCTCGAAGAACCGCGCCCGCTTCTTCGTCGACGACTGGGGGACGGAGAAGATCCGCGAGGAGATGGTCGAGCGGCTCTCCTTCGAGCCCGCCCGCGCCGGGACGAACTTCCGCGGCGAGTACACGTACAACGCCGGCAAACCCGCCGAGCGCGGCGCCCACGACCACGTCGGCGTCTACGACCAGCAGGACGACCGGAACTACGTCGGGCTCTCGGTGCCCGTCGGCCGCATGCCCGCCGAGGACGCCATCGAACTGGCGGACCTGGCCGACGCCTACGGCTCCGGCGAGGTGCGGCTGACCCGCCGCCAGAACCCCCTGATCATGAACGTCCCCGACGGGAACCTGAAGAACCTGCTCACCGAGCCGCTGCTCGATACCTACACGCCCGAGCCGAACCCCTTCGAGCAGGGGGCGATGGCCTGCACCGGGACGGAGTTCTGCTCCATCGCGCTGACCGAGACGAAGGCGCGGACCGCGCGCCTGCTGCGCTGGCTCGGCGAGCACGTCGACGTCCCCGACGACGTCGACCGGATCAAGATCCACTACTCGGGCTGTACGGCCGACTGCGGCCAGGCGATGACGGCCGACATCGGCCTCCAGGGGATGCGGGCCCGCAAGGACGGCGAGATGGTGGAGGCGATGGACGTCGGCGTCGGCGGCGGCATCGGCGAGGAGCCCACCTTCATCGACTGGGTCCGCCAGCGCGTCCCCGCCGACGAGGTACCCGGCATGATCGCCAACCTCGTCGAGGCCTACGCCGCACTCCGGGAGGACGGCCAGACGTTCCGCGAGTGGGTCGACGCCACCGGCCACGAGACCATCGTCGAACTCGCCGAACCGGAGGAGGTCGAGGGGTACGAGGACCTCTCGCTCACCGACGCCAAGCAGTCGTGGTACCCCTTCGACGACGGCGAGAGTCCGGCGCCGACCGACGCCGAGGGGGCGCCGATTTCGGCAGATGATTAG
- a CDS encoding P-II family nitrogen regulator, whose protein sequence is MSETATDTDIQMITAIVRPDKLADVKEALTDVGAPSLTVTNVSGRGSQPAKKGQWRGEEYVVDLHQKVKIECVVADVPADDVVDAIREAAHTGEPGDGKIFVLPVTDAVQVRTGNSGPDAV, encoded by the coding sequence ATGAGTGAAACTGCAACTGACACTGACATCCAGATGATCACGGCGATCGTCCGCCCCGACAAGCTGGCGGACGTCAAGGAAGCACTGACCGACGTCGGCGCCCCGTCGCTGACGGTGACCAACGTCTCCGGCCGCGGCTCCCAGCCCGCGAAGAAGGGCCAGTGGCGCGGCGAGGAGTACGTCGTGGACCTCCACCAGAAGGTGAAGATCGAGTGCGTCGTCGCCGACGTCCCCGCCGACGACGTGGTCGACGCCATCCGCGAGGCCGCCCACACGGGCGAGCCTGGGGACGGCAAGATCTTCGTCCTCCCGGTCACGGACGCCGTTCAGGTCCGCACTGGCAACAGCGGCCCCGACGCCGTCTAA
- the nasA gene encoding assimilatory nitrate reductase NasA, translating into MSDWVPTTCMRCAVGCGHLQQGVDIGYGVDVVRGDAAHPVNQGLACQRGVRESQDPDGEWLTQPLVRRDGELVPTTWDLALAEVVGHFEDTLDAGDDVAVLGSGQQTNEAAYALGKLARGGFGTRYYDANTTLCMASAVTAYYQAFGSDAPPCTYDDIPEAESHVVWGANPAVAHPVMFRWIRQAASEEGSEMLVVDPVATQTAEHADGHVAPEPGKDLALARAVLARLVETDRVDEAFVEEATEGFDELLATLPEPEAAAEEAGVEMADVDRLADAFDRKALCYWGMGVNQHVQGTELSRALVDLTLATGNLRPGGGPFSLTGQANSMGTRVCSSKGSWPGQRPFADPNERAFVADAWDVPVERLPDDPGPGPVGVVEAVDDEVEAVWTVATNPVAGMPDAGPARERLEDVFVVAQDAFRSETTELADVVLPAATWGESSGTTMNMERTVSRVRPATAVPSGVRSDLEIIATIGARLFPDLFPEKSPDPETVFDEFRELTAGTKADCSGIGYDRLDDEKAVRWPAPDADSQGGYRYYEGGAGDAEDGADDADDGGADADDDGTESWTFPTASGKAQFSTGTQGGLPEPVDDEYSLTLTTARESDGYNTGIRSRSVDDPGLVVARINPETVAGSDAVEDDRTVVESRRAAVPATVEPDPAVPEGMVWLPIHHPSTNRLTVDALDPQSKEPNFKQCAVRLVAPAQRDAASLSVPADD; encoded by the coding sequence ATGAGCGACTGGGTGCCGACGACGTGCATGCGGTGTGCCGTCGGCTGTGGCCACCTCCAGCAGGGCGTCGACATCGGCTACGGCGTCGACGTGGTCCGGGGTGACGCGGCCCACCCGGTCAACCAGGGACTTGCGTGCCAGCGCGGCGTCAGGGAGAGTCAGGACCCCGACGGCGAGTGGCTCACGCAGCCCCTCGTTCGCCGCGACGGGGAACTGGTTCCGACGACGTGGGACCTCGCGCTGGCCGAGGTGGTCGGTCACTTCGAGGACACCCTCGACGCTGGCGACGACGTGGCGGTTCTCGGGAGCGGCCAGCAGACCAACGAGGCGGCCTACGCGCTGGGCAAACTCGCCCGCGGCGGGTTCGGGACGCGGTACTACGACGCCAACACCACCCTCTGCATGGCCAGCGCGGTGACGGCCTACTACCAGGCGTTCGGGAGCGACGCGCCGCCGTGTACCTACGACGACATCCCTGAGGCCGAGAGCCACGTCGTCTGGGGGGCGAATCCGGCCGTCGCCCACCCGGTGATGTTTCGGTGGATCCGTCAGGCCGCAAGCGAAGAGGGCTCCGAGATGCTCGTCGTCGACCCCGTCGCCACCCAGACCGCCGAGCACGCCGACGGCCACGTCGCACCCGAACCTGGCAAAGACCTCGCGCTCGCCCGCGCCGTGCTGGCGCGCCTCGTCGAGACCGACCGCGTCGACGAGGCGTTCGTCGAGGAGGCCACCGAGGGGTTCGACGAGTTGCTGGCGACGCTACCAGAGCCCGAGGCGGCGGCCGAGGAAGCGGGCGTCGAGATGGCCGACGTCGACAGACTGGCCGACGCCTTCGACCGGAAAGCCCTCTGTTACTGGGGCATGGGCGTCAACCAGCACGTCCAGGGCACGGAGCTCTCCCGCGCGCTCGTCGACCTCACGCTGGCGACGGGGAACCTCCGGCCCGGCGGCGGCCCGTTCTCGCTGACCGGCCAGGCCAACTCCATGGGGACGCGCGTCTGCTCCTCGAAGGGGAGCTGGCCGGGCCAGCGGCCCTTCGCGGACCCGAACGAGCGCGCGTTCGTCGCCGACGCCTGGGACGTCCCCGTCGAGCGGCTGCCAGACGACCCCGGGCCGGGGCCGGTCGGCGTCGTGGAGGCCGTCGACGACGAGGTGGAGGCGGTCTGGACCGTCGCCACCAATCCGGTCGCCGGGATGCCCGACGCGGGCCCGGCCAGAGAGCGGCTCGAAGACGTCTTCGTCGTCGCCCAGGACGCCTTCCGCTCCGAGACCACGGAACTGGCCGACGTCGTCCTGCCGGCGGCGACCTGGGGCGAGTCCTCGGGGACGACGATGAACATGGAGCGCACCGTCTCGCGCGTGCGCCCGGCGACGGCGGTTCCAAGCGGCGTCCGGAGCGACCTGGAGATCATCGCGACCATCGGCGCGCGCCTCTTCCCTGACCTGTTCCCCGAGAAGTCGCCCGACCCCGAGACCGTCTTCGACGAGTTCCGCGAACTCACCGCGGGGACGAAGGCCGACTGCTCGGGGATCGGCTACGACCGCCTCGACGACGAGAAGGCCGTCCGCTGGCCCGCGCCCGATGCCGACTCGCAGGGCGGCTACCGCTACTACGAGGGCGGTGCTGGTGACGCGGAGGACGGTGCCGACGATGCAGACGACGGCGGCGCCGACGCGGACGACGACGGCACCGAGTCCTGGACGTTTCCCACGGCGTCGGGCAAGGCGCAGTTCTCCACCGGAACCCAGGGGGGCCTCCCGGAACCCGTCGACGACGAGTACTCGCTCACGCTGACGACGGCACGGGAGTCCGATGGGTACAACACCGGGATCCGGTCGCGGTCCGTCGACGACCCCGGCCTGGTAGTCGCGCGGATCAACCCCGAGACGGTCGCCGGCAGCGACGCGGTCGAGGACGACCGGACCGTCGTCGAGTCCCGCCGCGCCGCGGTCCCGGCGACCGTCGAACCGGACCCGGCCGTCCCGGAGGGGATGGTCTGGCTGCCCATCCACCACCCGTCGACGAACCGGCTCACCGTCGACGCGCTGGACCCCCAGTCGAAGGAACCGAACTTCAAGCAGTGCGCCGTCCGCCTGGTCGCGCCTGCCCAGCGCGACGCCGCGAGCCTGTCGGTCCCCGCCGACGACTGA
- a CDS encoding chemotaxis protein CheC produces the protein MSLEVDVRKLDLFNTMAKEGSSTVADHLEQLTGVPAAVRTSQINFLDIGDVKTHMGDAERVGIYVELTEAPGGYVLFVLDPTDARHLVGQMMGGVGSGDDGDGFTDMERSGLQEIGNILTSGFIDGWANVLDTTIDMGTPQLLFDRTPAIIDDMGGWPRSDLVFVIDSHIVSKDTDIDLTVYTFPELQALVDLIQDIDLDTDVAEDSTPADVW, from the coding sequence ATGAGTCTCGAAGTCGACGTCCGGAAGCTCGACCTCTTCAACACGATGGCGAAGGAGGGGTCGAGCACGGTCGCCGACCACCTCGAACAGCTGACCGGGGTGCCGGCGGCCGTCCGGACGTCCCAGATCAACTTCCTCGACATCGGCGACGTGAAGACCCACATGGGCGACGCCGAGCGCGTCGGTATCTACGTCGAACTCACCGAGGCGCCCGGCGGCTACGTCCTGTTCGTCCTCGACCCGACCGACGCCAGGCACCTGGTGGGGCAGATGATGGGTGGCGTGGGGAGTGGAGACGACGGCGACGGCTTCACCGACATGGAACGCAGCGGGCTCCAGGAGATCGGCAACATCCTCACGTCCGGGTTCATCGACGGCTGGGCGAACGTGCTCGATACGACCATCGACATGGGCACGCCTCAGTTGCTGTTCGACCGCACGCCCGCCATCATCGACGACATGGGCGGCTGGCCCAGGTCCGACCTCGTGTTCGTCATCGACTCCCACATTGTGAGCAAAGACACCGACATCGACCTCACCGTCTACACCTTCCCCGAACTCCAGGCGCTGGTCGACCTCATCCAGGACATCGACCTCGACACCGACGTCGCGGAGGATTCGACCCCGGCCGACGTCTGGTGA
- a CDS encoding MFS transporter: protein MGLIRMTRWRTLALATAGFNFSVIVWFSFAPFTGPIGDDFGLSLADVAVLASAAIWISPPGRAVAGWLADRFGASNVFGAVLAVVGVSSVASAYATDYVVFFAARLAVATAGLTFVVGVQHVAQWFPDEQLGLAQGLYAGLGNTGAAVGALALPRLFGTDWRSAFVVTGVGALAMGALYLLLGTDAPSESTAAENAENATLSSWLHIATRYGVVALALGYALSFGLEISMNSWLPTYFREGFGTDLVVASTFAAAFPLASGLLRPISGYVSDRLARGETNVLPWFTGRYREQWTLICVSTVVAAMVLLTAVGLTGNVLPTVAAVGLVGLCCGFTNGAIFAQVPAMFPDRSGAAAGIVGGVGTVGGIAFPVAFASVADVWTIHGGYAVVAVVVVPIVALNAWVARPEIAARANVDGFVSVESEGPQVEPGGD, encoded by the coding sequence ATGGGACTGATCCGGATGACCCGGTGGCGGACGCTGGCGCTGGCCACCGCCGGGTTCAACTTCTCCGTGATCGTCTGGTTCTCCTTCGCCCCGTTTACGGGCCCCATCGGGGACGACTTCGGGCTGTCGCTGGCCGACGTGGCCGTGCTGGCCAGTGCCGCAATCTGGATCTCGCCGCCGGGACGGGCCGTCGCCGGCTGGCTCGCCGACCGGTTCGGCGCGTCGAACGTGTTCGGAGCAGTCCTGGCTGTCGTCGGGGTCAGTTCCGTCGCCAGCGCCTACGCGACCGACTACGTGGTGTTCTTCGCCGCGCGCCTCGCGGTGGCGACGGCGGGGCTCACCTTCGTCGTCGGCGTCCAGCACGTCGCACAGTGGTTCCCCGACGAGCAACTGGGGCTCGCCCAGGGCCTCTACGCCGGACTGGGGAACACAGGGGCGGCCGTGGGCGCGCTGGCCCTCCCGCGGCTGTTCGGGACCGACTGGCGGTCGGCGTTCGTCGTCACCGGCGTCGGCGCGCTGGCGATGGGAGCGCTGTACCTCCTCCTGGGGACCGACGCGCCCAGCGAGTCCACCGCGGCGGAGAACGCCGAGAACGCGACGCTGTCGTCGTGGCTCCACATCGCGACGCGCTACGGCGTCGTCGCGCTGGCGCTCGGCTACGCCCTGAGCTTCGGGCTCGAGATCTCGATGAACAGCTGGCTCCCGACGTACTTCCGCGAAGGGTTCGGGACCGACCTGGTCGTCGCCTCGACGTTTGCGGCGGCGTTCCCGCTGGCCTCGGGCCTGCTGCGCCCGATCAGCGGCTACGTCTCGGATCGGCTCGCGCGGGGCGAGACGAACGTCCTCCCGTGGTTCACGGGGCGCTACCGGGAGCAGTGGACGCTGATCTGCGTGTCGACGGTGGTCGCCGCGATGGTCCTCCTCACCGCCGTGGGCCTGACGGGGAACGTCCTCCCGACCGTCGCCGCGGTCGGGCTGGTCGGCCTCTGCTGCGGGTTCACCAACGGCGCCATCTTCGCGCAGGTGCCCGCGATGTTCCCCGACAGGTCGGGGGCGGCGGCGGGCATCGTCGGCGGCGTCGGCACCGTCGGCGGCATCGCCTTCCCCGTCGCCTTCGCCTCGGTCGCGGACGTCTGGACCATCCACGGGGGGTACGCCGTCGTCGCGGTGGTCGTGGTCCCCATCGTGGCCCTGAACGCCTGGGTCGCCCGCCCGGAGATCGCTGCCCGGGCCAACGTCGACGGCTTCGTCTCGGTCGAGTCGGAGGGGCCGCAGGTCGAACCCGGAGGCGACTGA
- the mobA gene encoding molybdenum cofactor guanylyltransferase: MRSGLVLAGGRSTRFGEADKSFAEVDGRPMIRRVADRLGAVTDELVVNCRDDQRTAVADALEGIPYRVAVDPVPDEGPVAGMRTGLRVASGNAVAVVACDMPLADPALFERLFAAVDSAAVPRADDRLHPLHAVYDRHAGRVACDRTLAAGSRRLYDVLARVDPVVVDADDVTRYRSPFTNVNSRTDLAAVTGRIEN; encoded by the coding sequence ATGCGCTCGGGACTCGTCCTCGCCGGCGGTCGCTCGACGCGCTTCGGCGAGGCCGACAAATCCTTCGCCGAGGTGGACGGACGGCCGATGATCCGTCGCGTCGCCGACCGTCTGGGAGCGGTGACCGACGAACTCGTCGTGAACTGTCGGGACGACCAGCGGACTGCCGTCGCCGACGCGCTGGAGGGGATCCCCTACCGGGTGGCCGTCGACCCCGTGCCGGACGAGGGGCCGGTCGCCGGCATGCGGACCGGACTGCGGGTCGCGAGCGGGAACGCCGTCGCCGTCGTCGCCTGCGACATGCCGCTCGCCGACCCCGCGCTGTTCGAGCGCCTGTTCGCGGCCGTGGACTCGGCGGCCGTGCCGCGGGCAGACGACCGCCTCCACCCGCTCCACGCGGTCTACGATCGCCACGCCGGCCGCGTCGCCTGTGACCGTACGCTCGCGGCGGGGTCCCGGCGGCTGTACGACGTTCTCGCGCGCGTGGACCCCGTCGTCGTCGACGCCGACGACGTCACCAGGTACCGATCGCCCTTTACGAACGTCAACTCGCGCACCGATCTGGCGGCCGTCACTGGACGGATCGAAAATTGA
- a CDS encoding MFS transporter — MTKWRTLVLATVGFNFSFLIWFSFAPFTGPMAEEFGLSLAEIGILASSAIWLAPFGRILTGWLSDKFGAPAVFAIVLGYVGVFSIASAFAESYGVFFVTRLIVATAGITFVIGIQHVSEWFEEGQLGTAEGIYAGIGNAGAAGGALVLPRVFGPDWSGPVFQTNWRAAFFWTGLVSIGLAIAYYALGEAAKSEEKREATAQSATFKQWVHTATRYGTVVLALAYVMTFGLELSMNGWLATYYREGFATDNLVLASTFAATFSVAAGLLRPIGGYVSDLLARKEKDILPWFTGRYREQWTFLTLCFVVVAMVGMTFAGLSGEVLVAVGAGFLVGTGCAFAEGAIFAQVPAMFPDSSGSVAGIVGGIGTVGGIVYPLVYSSTLLPNLHVGYAIVGASMIPIVLLNAWVYRPHIARRATTDGWLVGSSGTESTTPGGD, encoded by the coding sequence ATGACGAAGTGGCGGACGCTCGTGCTCGCCACCGTCGGGTTCAACTTCTCGTTCCTGATCTGGTTCTCCTTCGCCCCCTTCACCGGGCCGATGGCCGAGGAGTTCGGCCTCTCGCTGGCCGAGATCGGGATCCTGGCGAGTTCGGCCATCTGGCTCGCGCCGTTCGGCCGGATCCTGACGGGCTGGCTCTCGGACAAGTTCGGGGCGCCGGCGGTGTTCGCCATCGTGCTGGGCTACGTCGGCGTGTTCTCCATCGCGAGCGCCTTCGCCGAGAGCTACGGCGTGTTCTTCGTCACTCGCCTCATCGTCGCGACGGCGGGCATCACCTTCGTCATCGGCATCCAGCACGTCTCCGAGTGGTTCGAGGAGGGCCAGCTCGGCACCGCGGAGGGCATCTACGCCGGCATCGGGAACGCCGGGGCCGCCGGTGGGGCGCTCGTCCTCCCGCGCGTGTTCGGGCCGGACTGGTCCGGCCCCGTCTTCCAGACGAACTGGCGCGCGGCGTTCTTCTGGACCGGCCTCGTCTCCATCGGCCTCGCCATCGCCTACTACGCGCTCGGCGAGGCAGCGAAATCCGAAGAGAAGCGGGAAGCGACCGCCCAGAGTGCCACCTTCAAGCAGTGGGTCCACACGGCGACCCGCTACGGGACCGTCGTGCTCGCGCTGGCGTACGTGATGACGTTCGGCCTGGAGCTGTCGATGAACGGCTGGCTCGCGACGTACTACAGGGAGGGGTTCGCCACGGACAACCTCGTGCTGGCCTCGACGTTCGCCGCGACGTTCTCCGTCGCGGCGGGCCTCCTTCGACCGATCGGCGGCTACGTCAGCGACCTGCTCGCGCGCAAGGAGAAGGACATCCTCCCGTGGTTCACGGGGCGCTACCGCGAACAGTGGACGTTCCTGACCCTGTGTTTCGTCGTCGTCGCGATGGTCGGGATGACGTTCGCGGGCCTCAGCGGCGAGGTGCTCGTCGCGGTCGGCGCGGGCTTCCTCGTCGGGACAGGCTGTGCCTTCGCGGAGGGCGCCATCTTCGCGCAGGTCCCGGCGATGTTCCCGGACAGCTCCGGGTCCGTCGCGGGCATCGTCGGCGGCATCGGCACGGTGGGCGGCATCGTCTACCCGCTCGTCTACTCGTCGACGCTGCTCCCGAACCTCCACGTCGGCTACGCCATCGTGGGCGCCTCGATGATCCCCATCGTCCTGCTGAACGCGTGGGTCTACCGACCCCACATCGCCCGGCGGGCGACCACCGACGGCTGGCTGGTGGGTTCGTCGGGCACCGAGTCGACGACCCCGGGCGGGGACTGA